Proteins encoded in a region of the Vicia villosa cultivar HV-30 ecotype Madison, WI linkage group LG5, Vvil1.0, whole genome shotgun sequence genome:
- the LOC131607453 gene encoding 2-hydroxyisoflavanone synthase: protein MLVELALALLVIALFIHLRPTPTAKSKALRHLPNPPSPKLRLPFIGHLHLLDNPLLHHSLIRLGETYGPLYSLYFGSMPTVVVSTPDLFKLFLQTHEATSFNTRFQTSAIRRLTYDNSVAMVPFGPYWKFIRKLIMNDLLNATTINKLRPLRTREIRKVLKVMARSAETQEPLNVTEELLKWTNSTISTLLLGEAEEVRDIARDVLKIFGEYSLTDFIWPLNKLKLGNYEKRIDDIFNKYDPIIEKVIKKRQEIVNKRKERNGEIEEGEQSVVFLDTLLEFAQDETMEIKITKEQIKGLVVDFFSAGTDSTAVSTEWTLAELINNPKVLKKAREEIDSVVGKDRLVDESDVQNLPYLRAIVKEAFRMHPPLPVFKRKCSQECEINGYVIPEGALMLFNVWAVGRDPKYWKRPLEFRPERFLENVVGEGEAASVDLKGQDFQLLPFGSGRRMCPGVNLATAGMATLLASIIQCFDLQVLDPHGKILKGDDAKVSMKERAGLTVPRAHNLVCVPLAREDVAAKLLSS from the exons ATGTTGGTTGAACTTGCACTTGCTTTGTTGGTGATTGCTCTCTTTATACACTTGCGTCCAACACCCACTGCTAAATCAAAGGCACTACGCCACCTTCCTAATCCTCCAAGTCCTAAACTTCGTCTTCCTTTCATTGGTCATCTTCACCTTTTGGATAATCCTCTTCTTCACCACTCTCTCATCCGTCTAGGAGAAACTTATGGCCCTTTATACTCTCTTTACTTCGGCTCCATGCCTACCGTTGTTGTATCCACTCCCgatctcttcaaactcttccttcAAACTCATGAAGCGACTTCCTTCAACACAAGGTTCCAAACCTCCGCTATTAGACGGTTAACCTACGATAACTCCGTTGCTATGGTTCCCTTTGGACCTTACTGGAAGTTCATTCGAAAGCTTATCATGAATGATCTCCTTAACGCCACCACCATCAACAAGTTGAGACCCTTGAGGACTAGAGAAATCCGCAAGGTTCTTAAGGTTATGGCCCGTAGCGCTGAAACTCAAGAGCCACTTAATGTCACTGAGGAGCTTCTCAAGTGGACAAACAGCACAATCTCTACATTGTTATTGGGTGAGGCTGAAGAGGTTAGAGATATTGCTCGCGACGTTCTTAAGATCTTTGGGGAGTATAGTCTTACCGACTTTATTTGGCCTTTGAATAAGTTAAAGCTTGGGAACTATGAGAAGAGAATTGATGATATTTTCAATAAATATGATCCTATCATTGAAAAAGTTATCAAGAAAAGACAAGAGATTGTGaataaaagaaaagagagaaatggagAAATCGAAGAAGGGGAGCAAAGTGTAGTTTTTCTTGATACTTTGCTTGAATTTGCTCAAGATGAGACAATGGAGATCAAAATTACAAAGGAACAAATCAAGGGTCTTGTTGTG GATTTTTTCTCTGCTGGGACAGACTCCACGGCAGTGTCAACAGAATGGACTTTAGCAGAACTCATCAACAATCCAAAGGTGTTGAAGAAAGCTCGAGAGGAGATTGATTCTGTTGTAGGAAAAGATAGGCTTGTTGACGAGTCGGATGTTCAGAATCTTCCTTACCTAAGAGCCATAGTGAAGGAGGCATTCCGCATGCACCCGCCACTACCTGTGTTCAAGAGAAAATGTAGTCAAGAATGTGAGATCAATGGATATGTGATCCCTGAGGGAGCATTGATGCTTTTCAATGTATGGGCAGTTGGAAGAGACCCTAAATATTGGAAAAGGCCATTAGAATTCCGTCCTGAGAGGTTCTTAGAGAATGTTGTTGGTGAAGGTGAAGCAGCTTCAGTTGATCTGAAGGGTCAGGATTTCCAACTTTTACCATTTGGGTCTGGAAGGAGGATGTGTCCTGGAGTCAATTTGGCTACTGCTGGAATGGCAACACTGCTTGCATCTATTATCCAATGCTTTGATCTACAAGTACTAGATCCACATGGGAAAATATTGAAAGGTGATGATGCTAAGGTTAGCATGAAAGAGAGAGCTGGTCTCACGGTTCCAAGGGCTCATAATCTCGTATGTGTTCCCCTTGCAAGAGAGGATGTTGCAGCTAAACTACTTTCTTCTTAA
- the LOC131602648 gene encoding histone H3.2, with protein MARTKQTARKSTGGKAPRKQLATKAARKSAPATGGVKKPHRFRPGTVALREIRKYQKSTELLIRKLPFQRLVREIAQDFKTDLRFQSSAVSALQEAAEAYLVGLFEDTNLCAIHAKRVTIMPKDIQLARRIRGERA; from the coding sequence ATGGCACGTACCAAGCAAACCGCTCGCAAATCCACCGGCGGCAAAGCTCCACGGAAGCAACTGGCAACCAAAGCCGCTCGCAAGTCCGCTCCCGCCACCGGAGGAGTGAAGAAGCCACATCGTTTCAGGCCAGGAACCGTCGCTCTCCGTGAGATCCGCAAGTACCAGAAGAGCACTGAGCTTTTGATCCGCAAGCTTCCGTTCCAGCGTCTTGTTCGTGAGATCGCTCAGGATTTCAAGACTGATCTCCGTTTCCAGAGCTCCGCCGTGTCGGCACTCCAGGAAGCGGCTGAGGCGTATCTTGTTGGACTCTTTGAGGACACTAACCTCTGCGCGATTCACGCCAAGCGTGTCACTATCATGCCAAAGGATATCCAGCTCGCTAGGCGTATTAGAGGCGAGCGTGCTTGA
- the LOC131605530 gene encoding uncharacterized protein LOC131605530, giving the protein MVDLQTHEAFFIWSNGRSAACQDFSLIEEVIVNLLDDIMKNLLTVTPSIEEISSYFFNLSKDSSPGLDGFGGVFYQTYWNIVKHDVYKELSEFFTSGWIFPNFNSNTIILLSKSKDDNTVEKFRPIAMANFKFKIISKILANKSGFSSKKFHWISTILFSANLYLEINGSHHGYFKCVRGVRLWDPLSPSLFCLVEEVLTRGISKLVSVGNLKPMMAIRTLGVPIHILYVNDILIFRKGTASNIQALASLFSSLGI; this is encoded by the exons ATGGTGGATCTTCAAACTCATGAAGCTTTCTTCATCTGGTCTAATGGGAGAAGTG CTGCATGTCAAGACTTTTCTCTTATAGAGGAGGTCATTGTCAATCTCTTAGATGACATCATGAAAAATCTACTAACCGTTACTCCCTCAATAGAGGAAATCtcttcttatttttttaatctcAGTAAAGATAGCTCTCCAGGCCTAGATGGTTTTGGTGGTGTATTCTACCAAACATATTGGAACATTGTCAAGCATGATGTATACAAGGAACTCAGCGAATTCTTCACTTCAGGATGGATCTTTCCAAACTTCAATTCCAATACCATTATCCTTCTATCTAAATCCAAAGATGATAACACTGTGGAAAAGTTTAGGCCCATTGCTATGGCCAATTTCAAATTCAAGATTATCTCCAAAATCTTGGCAA ATAAGTCTGGTTTCTCCTCTAAGAAATTTCATTGGATTTCCACCATCTTGTTTTCAGCTAATCTATATCTAGAAATCAATGGTTCTCATCATGGATACTTCAAGTGTGTCAGGGGTGTTAGGCTATGGGACCCCCTTTCACCTTCACTTTTTTGTTTGGTAGAGGAAGTTCTTACCCGAGGAATTTCTAAGCTAGTTTCGGTAGGTAATTTGAAACCAATGATGGCCATAAGGACCTTGGGTGTTCCAATTCACATTCTCTATGTTAATGATATTCTAATTTTTCGCAAAGGTACTGCTTCTAACATCCAAGCTCTCgcttctcttttctcttctctag gAATCTAA
- the LOC131607454 gene encoding (+)-6a-hydroxymaackiain 3-O-methyltransferase 1, translating to MDFNTNGSEESELYHAQIHLYKHVYNFVSSMALKSAMELGIADAIHNHGKPMTLSELASSLKLHTSKVNILYRFLRLLTHNGFFAKTTLKSNEAEEEETAYILTPSSKLLITGKPTCLSSLVKGALHPSSLDMWSVSEKWFHEDKEQTLFECATGESYWDFLNKDSESDTLSMFQDAMAADSRFFKLALQENKHVFEGLESLVDVAGGTGGVAKLIHEAFPHIKCTVFDQPQVVGNLTGNENLKFVGGDMFKSVPSADAVLLKWVLHDWNDELSLKILKNSKEAISHKGKEGKVIIIDISIDEKSDDHGLTELQLEYDLVMLTMFLGKERTKKEWEKLIYDAGFSSYKITPICGFKSLIEVYP from the exons ATGGATTTCAATACAAACGGTTCTGAAGAAAGTGAACTGTATCATGCTCAAATTCATTTATACAAACATGTATACAACTTTGTAAGTTCCATGGCACTCAAATCTGCTATGGAACTAGGTATAGCTGATGCAATCCATAACCATGGAAAACCAATGACTCTTTCTGAATTAGCTTCATCTTTGAAACTTCACACTTCTAAAGTTAACATCCTTTATCGGTTTTTGCGTCTGCTAACACACAATGGTTTCTTTGCTAAAACAACACTGAAAAGCAAcgaagcagaagaagaagaaacagctTATATTCTCACACCTTCTTCAAAGCTTCTTATAACTGGTAAACCAACATGTTTATCATCACTGGTTAAAGGAGCACTTCATCCAAGTTCTCTAGACATGTGGAGCGTTTCAGAGAAATGGTTCCATGAGGATAAGGAACAGACACTGTTTGAGTGTGCGACCGGGGAGAGTTATTGGGATTTTCTTAACAAGGATTCTGAATCTGATACTTTGAGTATGTTTCAAGATGCTATGGCGGCAGATTCGAGATTTTTCAAGCTTGCTCTTCAAGAAAATAAGCATGTGTTTGAGGGTTTGGAGTCTTTGGTTGATGTGGCAGGTGGAACTGGTGGTGTTGCAAAACTCATTCATGAAGCGTTTCCTCACATCAAATGCACTGTTTTTGATCAGCCACAGGTTGTTGGTAACTTAACCGGAAATGAAAATTTGAAGTTTGTTGGTGGAGATATGTTCAAATCTGTCCCTTCAGCTGATGCTGTTTTACTCAag TGGGTTTTGCATGATTGGAATGATGAACTATCTTTAAAGATATTGAAGAACAGTAAAGAAGCTATTTCACACAAAGGGAAAGAAGGAAAAGTGATTATCATTGACATATCAATAGATGAAAAAAGTGATGATCATGGATTAACTGAGTTGCAATTGGAGTATGATTTGGTGATGCTTACAATGTTTCTTGGTAAGGAAAGAACAAAGAAAGAATGGGAGAAACTGATATATGATGCAGGTTTTAGTAGCTACAAAATTACTCCTATATGTGGCTTCAAGTCTCTCATTGAAGTTTATCCTTAG